The region CGAGTCCGACTCTATCAGATCCTTTCGGTCCTGATTCCCAGTCAGGGGGCTTGTCCTCCCGGCTGTTGGGCCGTTCCGACGTCTCAAACCCTAGCGGATCCTCTCAGCGATTCCCAATCGGGCCGCTGAGCTCCATCGAGTTCCATTCGAATTGAATTCGGGCACACCGAAATCAACCCGGCTGGGAGATCCTGCTGATGGTTTGGTTTGCCGCTGCTGCGGCGGAGGTGCTGCCGCAGAACCGTTACGGCCCCGTGGCAACCCGGAGAACTTTACGGATCGGGTTGGGGGCTGTCAAGCACCGCCTCCCGCCGCTGTCAAGATCTTTAGTCGAGGTCGCTGAGTCGCCCGCCGGCGTCCGGCTGGGCGTGCTCCACGCGGCGCAGGAGACGGGTGAGGACGTCGCCGAGCCTGCCACGTTCGTCCTGGGAGAGGTCCTGGAGGAGGTCCTCCTCGAAGACCGTCGCCAGGCGCATCGCCTCCAGCCACTTCTCGCGGCCCTCGTCCGTCAGCTCCACGATCACGCGAACCCGGTTGGACTCGTCGCGCTCCCTGGTGACCAGCCCCTCGGTCACCATCCGGTCGATCCGGTGGGTCATCGCGGCCGGCGTCAGGCCCAGCCGCTTCGCCAGGTCGCTCGGGCCCATGCGGTACGGGGCGCCGGACAGCACCAGCGCCTTGAGGACCTCCCACTCGGCGTTGCTGATGCCGAGCGTCGCGGTCTGGCGGCCGTACGCCACGTTCATACGACGGTTCAGCCGGCCCAGAGCGGTGACGATCTTCTCGACCTGG is a window of Streptomyces sp. B21-083 DNA encoding:
- a CDS encoding MarR family winged helix-turn-helix transcriptional regulator, which gives rise to MGDTPAVGEPTLDEQIAAYQREFRDLDPQVEKIVTALGRLNRRMNVAYGRQTATLGISNAEWEVLKALVLSGAPYRMGPSDLAKRLGLTPAAMTHRIDRMVTEGLVTRERDESNRVRVIVELTDEGREKWLEAMRLATVFEEDLLQDLSQDERGRLGDVLTRLLRRVEHAQPDAGGRLSDLD